Part of the Paenibacillus sp. FSL R7-0273 genome is shown below.
GGTAAATAATGTGCTCAGCTGGCAGACCCTGCCGCCGGGCCGGATTAAAACCTTTGATGATGAGAAGCACCCGGAGGGCTACCGGGTTCAGGAATATTTTCATGATTTCTTCAATTATGCCGGGCTGCACCGGCCGGTGAAGCTGTACCGGACCTCACAGAGCTACATTAAGGATATAACAACAACGGCAGATATACAGGATGGGACGGGGATTGTTCATTATACCGTGGAAGCCTCACGGCCTGAAGGTGAGATCACGGTCCGGCTGCTGGATGAAGACGGGGTAACAGTAGCCTCCGGCAAAGGGAGCTCCGGCATCCTGCGCGTAGAGAACGCCCGGCTGTGGAAGCCGCTGCAGGCGTATCTGTATTCTTTTCACGCTGAAGTATGGGGTGCTGACGGAGAACGGGAAGACCATTATCAGCTGCAGATCGGGATACGGACGGTTAAAGTGGAAGGGACCCGATTCCTGATCAACGGGGAGCCCTTTTATTTCAAAGGCTTCGGGAAGCACGAGGACAGTGACATCAGGGGCAAGGGACTGGATCAGGCTGTCAATGTGAAGGATATGAACCTGCTGCGCTGGATGAATGCTAACTCCTTCCGTACCTCTCATTATCCGTATGCCGAGGAGCTGCTCGATCTGGCCGACCGGGAGGGGATTGTCGTTATCGGCGAGGCTCCGGCGGTGGGGTTCACCTTTTTCAACTATAATGACAAGGTGTATGCCCCGGACAAGGCCAATGATGAGACACTGGCTCATCATCTGGAAGTGCTGACAGACCTTATTGCCCGTGACAAAAACCATCCGTCTGTGGTCATGTGGAGCCTGGCCAATGAAGCGGCTAATTTTCAGGAGGAGTCCGTGCCTTACTTCCGCCAGTTGGCCGGCACCGCACGCAGGCTGGACCCGCACCGCCCGATAACGATTGTGCAGTGGCCGCTGCCGGACAAGTGCAGGGTCTCGCAGTTTTTTGACGTCATCTGTGTGAACCGTTACTATTCGTGGTATCAGGACCCGGGGGCGCTGGAGCTGGTGGAGCATCAGGTGGAGTGGGAGCTGAAGGGCTGGTTTAACACCTTCGGCAAGCCGGTCATCATGAGCGAGTATGGGGCAGATGCCATCGCCGGGTTCCACCAGGACCCGCCGGTGATGTTCACCGAGGAGTACCAGCAGGAGCTGCTTACCCGGTATCATAATGTGTTTGACCGGCTGGATTTTGTAATCGGCGAGCATGTATGGGCATTTGCCGATTTCGCCACCAAGCAGGGAATCACGCGGGTGGGCGGCAACAAGAAGGGCGTATTCACCCGGCAAAGGCAGCCCAAGGCTGCCGCGCACTTGCTCCGCCGCCGCTGGAGTGAGATGGGGGAGTATCCGGTGAAGGTGACGGGCGGGGATGAGTAGGGGGAGTAGTGGTTAATAAGGATATGCAAGGAAATGCAGCTTTCTACCATTCATTGACGAAAGCAAAGACCCGGCACTATAATTTAACAAACGGACGAAGCACGTCCCGTACTCCATCATTTGGGGTGCGGGACTTTTTTTGTGTCCAGGGGGAGGTTAACATATGGGATTTATGGAGGAGCATCAGAAGTGGATACAGTACCACAAGAAACGGAGAACCGGTGAGCGTCTGGACAGGCTGGGACGCGGGCATG
Proteins encoded:
- the uidA gene encoding beta-glucuronidase, with protein sequence MQHAVSKRYANARDQGSVGDLALQAGPGNQGREEEWFKAPLQDTIPMPVPASYNDITQDAALRDHMGDVWYEQFFIAPRSWSGDRIVLWVGSACHHAVVWVNGVEAAVHKGGFLPFEADITELVVHGQENWVTIVVNNVLSWQTLPPGRIKTFDDEKHPEGYRVQEYFHDFFNYAGLHRPVKLYRTSQSYIKDITTTADIQDGTGIVHYTVEASRPEGEITVRLLDEDGVTVASGKGSSGILRVENARLWKPLQAYLYSFHAEVWGADGEREDHYQLQIGIRTVKVEGTRFLINGEPFYFKGFGKHEDSDIRGKGLDQAVNVKDMNLLRWMNANSFRTSHYPYAEELLDLADREGIVVIGEAPAVGFTFFNYNDKVYAPDKANDETLAHHLEVLTDLIARDKNHPSVVMWSLANEAANFQEESVPYFRQLAGTARRLDPHRPITIVQWPLPDKCRVSQFFDVICVNRYYSWYQDPGALELVEHQVEWELKGWFNTFGKPVIMSEYGADAIAGFHQDPPVMFTEEYQQELLTRYHNVFDRLDFVIGEHVWAFADFATKQGITRVGGNKKGVFTRQRQPKAAAHLLRRRWSEMGEYPVKVTGGDE